A window of Chthoniobacterales bacterium contains these coding sequences:
- a CDS encoding glycosyltransferase family 2 protein produces the protein MPLPLSLIILARNEERNLPRLLASAADLASEILVVDSGSTDRTREIAVAAGARVISQDWLGMAQQRRFGLAQAAQPWALCLDCDEELSPELGQSIGEFFSRAELETTVGASCARKTWFLGRWITHGDWYPDRQLRLVRRVAATVSGRGGHDKIEVAGPVARLAGDLHHYSFADMADYLRKMNRFSDEHAAEARARGKRWSLAAAVTRPWWRFFRAYVLRRGFLDGFPGFWIAAATAFYTFVRHSRLYESGERS, from the coding sequence ATGCCGCTGCCGCTCTCTCTCATTATTCTGGCCCGGAACGAGGAGAGAAATCTTCCGCGTCTGCTGGCCAGCGCGGCGGACCTCGCCTCGGAAATCCTCGTGGTGGACTCGGGCTCGACCGACCGCACGCGGGAGATCGCGGTCGCAGCCGGGGCGCGCGTCATTTCCCAAGACTGGCTGGGGATGGCGCAGCAGCGTCGGTTCGGATTGGCCCAAGCCGCGCAGCCGTGGGCGCTCTGTCTGGACTGCGACGAGGAACTGTCGCCGGAGTTGGGGCAGTCGATCGGGGAGTTTTTTTCCAGAGCCGAGTTAGAGACGACTGTCGGCGCGAGTTGTGCCCGCAAAACGTGGTTTCTCGGACGCTGGATCACGCACGGCGACTGGTATCCGGATCGTCAGTTGCGCCTCGTGCGGCGGGTGGCGGCGACGGTTTCCGGACGCGGCGGTCACGACAAGATCGAGGTGGCCGGCCCCGTGGCGCGGCTGGCGGGCGACTTGCATCATTATTCGTTCGCCGACATGGCGGATTACCTGCGGAAGATGAATCGCTTCAGCGACGAGCACGCGGCGGAGGCCCGGGCTCGGGGGAAACGCTGGTCGCTGGCGGCGGCGGTGACGCGGCCTTGGTGGCGATTTTTCCGGGCGTATGTCTTGCGCCGGGGTTTTCTGGATGGCTTCCCCGGATTCTGGATCGCGGCGGCGACGGCGTTTTACACGTTTGTCCGACACAGCCGGCTGTATGAGTCGGGTGAGCGGAGTTAG
- a CDS encoding metal ABC transporter substrate-binding protein has product MRTLICLLLLLVPGLLRAEENPPVLVATLSTILTEVAQRVGGEHVRVTGLVQPGIDPHEYEPKPADLAVLADAQLILASGKHLEGYLTKLHHSSGSSGVLVSVGDRFPSLKMRPDDGEKHGETDPNGLIEDPHWWNSVGNVRLATDVVCEELIKVDPAHAADYRKNAETYSASLADLQKWAKIKISELPRDQRRLVTSHDAFQYFAQEFGFTIYAIEGLSTEDEPSNRKVIATIDRIRQEGVKAVFGEFGSNPKVLQAITRESGAKVGGELYPDGLAPGAASTYEGLIKHNITTIVDGLK; this is encoded by the coding sequence ATGCGCACCCTCATTTGCCTCCTGCTCCTCCTCGTCCCCGGCCTCCTGCGCGCTGAGGAAAACCCTCCCGTCCTCGTCGCCACGCTCTCCACGATATTAACCGAAGTCGCCCAGCGCGTCGGCGGCGAACACGTCCGCGTCACCGGCCTCGTCCAGCCCGGCATCGACCCGCACGAATACGAGCCGAAGCCCGCCGACCTCGCCGTCCTCGCCGACGCCCAGCTCATCCTCGCCTCCGGCAAACACCTCGAGGGCTACCTCACCAAGCTCCACCACAGCTCCGGCTCCAGCGGCGTCCTCGTCTCCGTGGGCGACCGGTTTCCCTCCTTGAAAATGCGGCCCGACGACGGGGAAAAACACGGCGAGACGGACCCGAATGGCCTCATCGAAGACCCGCATTGGTGGAACAGCGTGGGCAACGTCCGGCTCGCCACCGACGTCGTTTGCGAGGAACTCATCAAAGTCGATCCCGCCCACGCCGCCGACTACCGCAAAAACGCCGAGACCTACTCCGCCAGCCTCGCCGACCTCCAGAAATGGGCCAAGATTAAGATCTCCGAGCTGCCCCGCGACCAGCGCCGGCTCGTGACCTCGCACGATGCGTTTCAGTATTTCGCGCAGGAATTTGGCTTCACCATTTACGCCATCGAGGGCCTCAGCACCGAGGACGAGCCCTCGAACCGCAAAGTCATCGCCACCATCGACCGCATCCGTCAGGAAGGGGTGAAGGCGGTCTTCGGCGAGTTTGGGAGCAACCCAAAAGTGCTCCAGGCCATCACCCGCGAGAGCGGAGCCAAAGTCGGCGGCGAGTTGTATCCCGACGGCCTCGCCCCCGGCGCCGCCTCCACCTACGAGGGCCTCATCAAACACAACATCACGACGATCGTCGATGGCTTGAAGTAG